From the Sphingomonas aliaeris genome, one window contains:
- the rpiA gene encoding ribose-5-phosphate isomerase RpiA translates to MQDDDKRLAATTAAAEIQPGMLVGLGTGSTAAFLIDHLARRIRDGLSVTAVATSDATERAARAAGIIVLPFDDIDRIDLAIDGVDEIDGSCRAIKGAGGAMLREKIVAASAGRMIAICDGSKSVASLGAVPVPVEVLPLARTFVADLLCRIGATPTLRQASGVGAYRTDQDNLVIDCKFPDLPDPAAIAAQLSAIPGILGHGLFLEEIDTAYIAHDGLVRRVDRAR, encoded by the coding sequence ATGCAGGATGACGACAAGCGCCTCGCCGCGACCACTGCCGCCGCGGAGATCCAGCCCGGCATGCTTGTCGGTCTCGGCACCGGATCGACCGCCGCTTTCCTGATCGACCATCTCGCGCGCCGGATACGGGACGGATTGTCCGTCACCGCCGTCGCGACCTCCGACGCCACCGAACGCGCCGCGCGGGCGGCAGGCATCATTGTCCTGCCGTTCGACGATATCGACCGTATCGACCTCGCGATCGACGGCGTGGACGAGATCGACGGATCGTGCCGCGCGATCAAGGGCGCGGGCGGGGCGATGCTGCGCGAAAAGATCGTCGCCGCCTCCGCCGGGCGGATGATCGCGATCTGCGACGGGTCGAAGTCCGTCGCATCGCTCGGCGCTGTTCCGGTTCCGGTCGAGGTGTTGCCGCTCGCCCGCACGTTCGTCGCGGATCTCCTCTGCCGGATCGGTGCGACTCCGACGCTTCGGCAGGCATCGGGAGTCGGCGCGTATCGCACCGATCAGGACAATCTCGTCATCGACTGCAAATTTCCAGACCTGCCCGATCCGGCCGCAATCGCGGCGCAACTGTCTGCAATCCCCGGCATTCTTGGTCACGGCCTGTTTCTCGAAGAGATCGATACGGCCTATATCGCGCATGACGGACTCGTGCGGCGGGTTGACCGCGCGAGATAA